The Pseudomonas berkeleyensis genome includes a region encoding these proteins:
- a CDS encoding short-chain fatty acid transporter, with product MFNTLTRMSVSLVQKYLPSPFVFSALLTLGVLLAGIFSTGQSLPAMVQHWSSGFWTLLGFAMQMSLIFVTGHALASAPIINRQLDRLAGLARTPGQAIIMVTLVALVGCWVNWGFGLVIGAVFARALARQVEGVDYPLLVASAYSGFLVWHGGLAGSIPLSMATGGPDLARMTAGVLSDPVGISETLFSTLNLTIVALLVIGLPLLNRAMHPRQGAKVADPAKLVEARAELPARETPAQRLDDSRILGLALVAMAGIYLFNHFASKGFVLGLDVVIAIFLFSGLLMHGTPERYMRAVDESVRGIGGIVLLFPFYAGIMGMMMGANADGISLGRQITEAFISWSSADTFPLLAFLSAGVVNVFVPSGGGQWAVQGPIMLPAAEALGVSTTVTAMAIAWGDAWTNMIQPFWALPLLGIVGLGARDIMGYCLIMLLYSGIVISGAFYFLG from the coding sequence ATGTTCAATACCCTCACCCGCATGAGCGTGAGCCTGGTACAGAAGTACCTGCCCTCGCCCTTCGTGTTCTCAGCACTCCTGACCTTGGGAGTTCTCCTGGCCGGTATCTTCTCCACCGGTCAATCGCTACCTGCCATGGTGCAACACTGGAGCAGCGGCTTCTGGACGCTGCTCGGTTTCGCCATGCAGATGTCGCTGATCTTCGTCACCGGCCACGCCCTGGCCAGTGCGCCGATCATCAACCGTCAACTCGACCGCCTGGCCGGCCTGGCCCGCACGCCGGGTCAGGCGATCATCATGGTTACCCTGGTGGCATTGGTCGGTTGCTGGGTCAACTGGGGCTTCGGCCTGGTCATCGGCGCCGTATTCGCCCGCGCCCTGGCGCGCCAGGTCGAAGGTGTGGACTACCCCCTGCTGGTCGCCTCGGCTTACTCCGGTTTTCTGGTCTGGCATGGCGGCCTGGCGGGTTCTATTCCACTGTCGATGGCAACTGGCGGCCCGGATCTGGCGCGCATGACCGCCGGCGTGCTGAGCGACCCGGTGGGCATCAGTGAAACCCTGTTCAGCACCCTGAACCTGACCATCGTCGCGCTACTGGTGATCGGCCTGCCCTTGCTCAACCGCGCCATGCACCCACGCCAGGGCGCCAAGGTCGCCGACCCGGCCAAGCTGGTAGAAGCACGCGCCGAGCTGCCTGCCCGTGAAACCCCGGCACAACGCCTGGACGACAGTCGCATCCTCGGCCTGGCCCTGGTGGCCATGGCTGGCATCTATCTGTTCAACCACTTCGCCAGCAAGGGCTTCGTGCTTGGCCTGGACGTGGTCATCGCCATCTTCCTGTTCAGCGGCCTGCTGATGCACGGCACCCCGGAGCGCTACATGCGCGCGGTGGACGAGAGCGTGCGCGGCATCGGCGGCATCGTTCTGCTGTTCCCCTTCTACGCCGGGATCATGGGCATGATGATGGGCGCCAATGCCGACGGCATCTCCCTCGGCCGGCAGATCACCGAAGCGTTCATTTCCTGGTCGTCGGCCGACACCTTCCCGCTGCTGGCCTTCCTCAGCGCAGGCGTGGTCAACGTGTTCGTACCGTCCGGTGGCGGCCAGTGGGCCGTGCAGGGGCCGATCATGCTGCCGGCTGCCGAAGCGCTGGGTGTCTCGACGACCGTTACCGCCATGGCGATTGCCTGGGGCGACGCCTGGACGAACATGATCCAGCCGTTCTGGGCACTGCCGCTGCTGGGCATCGTCGGCCTCGGCGCGCGCGACATCATGGGCTACTGCCTGATCATGCTGCTGTACTCGGGCATCGTCATCAGCGGCGCGTTCTACTTCCTCGGCTGA
- a CDS encoding acetyl-CoA C-acetyltransferase codes for MQDVVIVAATRTAIGSFQGSLAEIPAPELGAIVIKRLLEQTGLDGAQVDEVILGQVLTAGSGQNPARQAVIRAGLPHVVPAMTLNKVCGSGLKALHLAAQAIRCGDAEVIIAGGMENMSLSPYVLPKARTGLRMGHAQMLDSMIVDGLWDAFNDYHMGITAENLVDKYGISREAQDAFAAASQQKAVAAIEAGRFDAEITPVLIPQRKGDPIAFARDEQPRAGTTAESLAKLKPAFKKDGSVTAGNASSLNDGAAAVLLMSAAKAEALGLPVLAKIAGYANAGVDPAIMGIGPVSATRRCLDKAGWSLADLDLIEANEAFAAQALSVGQELGWDADKVNVNGGAIALGHPIGASGCRVLVSLLHEMIRRDAKKGLATLCIGGGQGVALAIERE; via the coding sequence ATGCAAGACGTCGTCATCGTTGCCGCCACCCGCACCGCCATCGGCAGCTTCCAGGGCAGCCTGGCCGAGATTCCCGCGCCGGAACTCGGCGCCATCGTCATCAAGCGCCTGCTGGAGCAGACCGGCCTCGACGGCGCCCAGGTCGATGAAGTGATCCTCGGCCAGGTACTCACCGCAGGTTCCGGGCAGAACCCCGCACGCCAGGCCGTGATCCGCGCCGGCCTGCCCCACGTAGTCCCCGCAATGACCCTGAACAAGGTCTGCGGCTCGGGCCTCAAGGCCCTGCACCTGGCTGCCCAGGCCATTCGCTGCGGCGATGCCGAGGTGATCATCGCCGGCGGTATGGAAAACATGAGCCTGTCGCCCTACGTGCTGCCGAAAGCCCGCACTGGCCTGCGCATGGGCCATGCACAGATGCTCGACAGCATGATCGTCGACGGCCTGTGGGATGCCTTCAACGACTATCACATGGGCATCACCGCCGAGAATCTGGTGGACAAATACGGCATCAGCCGTGAAGCCCAGGACGCCTTCGCCGCCGCTTCGCAGCAGAAGGCCGTGGCCGCCATCGAGGCAGGTCGTTTCGATGCCGAGATCACCCCGGTGCTGATCCCGCAGCGCAAGGGCGATCCCATCGCCTTCGCCCGCGATGAGCAGCCGCGTGCTGGCACCACGGCTGAGTCCTTAGCCAAGCTCAAACCAGCCTTCAAGAAGGACGGCAGCGTCACCGCCGGCAACGCTTCCAGCCTCAACGACGGCGCCGCTGCCGTGCTGCTGATGAGCGCGGCCAAAGCCGAAGCACTGGGCCTGCCGGTGCTGGCGAAGATCGCTGGTTACGCCAATGCCGGCGTCGACCCGGCGATCATGGGCATCGGCCCGGTCTCGGCCACCCGCCGCTGCCTGGACAAAGCCGGCTGGAGCCTGGCCGATCTGGATCTGATCGAAGCCAACGAAGCCTTCGCCGCCCAGGCGCTGTCGGTCGGCCAGGAGCTGGGCTGGGACGCCGACAAGGTCAACGTCAATGGCGGCGCCATCGCCCTCGGCCACCCCATCGGCGCCTCGGGCTGCCGCGTGCTGGTCAGCCTGCTGCACGAGATGATCCGCCGCGATGCCAAGAAGGGCCTGGCCACCCTGTGCATCGGCGGCGGCCAGGGCGTGGCGCTGGCCATCGAGCGCGAGTAA
- a CDS encoding CoA transferase subunit B, whose protein sequence is MALTREQMAQRVARELQDGFYVNLGIGIPTLVANYVPEGMQVMLQSENGLLGMGAFPTEDEVDADMINAGKQTVTAIKGAAIFDSAQSFAMIRGGHVDLTVLGAFEVDVRGNIASWMIPGKLVKGMGGAMDLVAGADNIIVTMTHASKDGESKLLEHCSLPLTGCGCIRKVLTDLAYLEIENNAFILRERAPGVSVEEIVAKTAGKLIVPEHVPEMQF, encoded by the coding sequence ATGGCTCTTACCCGCGAACAAATGGCCCAGCGCGTGGCCCGCGAGCTGCAGGACGGCTTCTACGTCAACCTCGGCATCGGCATCCCGACCCTGGTGGCCAACTACGTGCCCGAGGGCATGCAGGTGATGCTGCAGTCGGAGAACGGCCTGCTCGGCATGGGCGCCTTTCCCACTGAAGACGAAGTGGACGCCGACATGATCAACGCCGGCAAGCAGACCGTCACCGCGATCAAGGGCGCGGCGATCTTCGACTCGGCGCAATCCTTCGCCATGATCCGTGGCGGCCATGTCGACCTGACCGTGCTCGGCGCCTTCGAAGTGGACGTGCGTGGCAACATCGCCTCGTGGATGATCCCCGGCAAGCTGGTCAAGGGCATGGGCGGCGCGATGGATCTGGTGGCCGGTGCCGACAACATCATCGTCACCATGACCCACGCCTCGAAGGACGGCGAATCCAAGCTGCTGGAACATTGCAGCCTGCCGCTGACCGGCTGCGGCTGCATCCGCAAGGTGCTGACCGACCTGGCTTATCTGGAGATCGAGAACAACGCCTTCATCCTGCGCGAACGCGCACCGGGCGTGAGCGTCGAGGAAATCGTCGCCAAGACCGCCGGCAAGCTGATCGTGCCTGAGCATGTGCCGGAAATGCAGTTCTAG
- a CDS encoding CoA transferase subunit A: MSGLDKRVGSYAEALDGLQDGMTVLAGGFGLCGIPENLIAEIRRRGVRDLTVVSNNCGVDGFGLGVLLEDRQIRKMIASYVGENALFEQQLLSGELEVELTPQGTLAEKLRAGGAGIPAFFTATGYGTPVAEGKEAREINGRHYILEPAITGDFAIVKGWKADHFGNVVYRHTAQNFNPVVATAGRITVVEVEEIVEPGELDPTQIHTPGIYVDRLICGSFEKRIEKRTLRA; this comes from the coding sequence ATGAGCGGACTCGACAAACGCGTCGGCAGCTACGCAGAAGCCCTGGACGGCCTGCAGGATGGCATGACCGTGCTGGCCGGTGGTTTCGGCCTGTGCGGCATCCCCGAGAACCTGATCGCTGAAATCCGCCGTCGCGGCGTGCGCGATCTGACCGTGGTGTCCAACAACTGCGGCGTCGACGGTTTCGGTCTCGGCGTGCTGCTGGAGGACCGGCAGATCCGCAAGATGATCGCCTCCTATGTCGGCGAGAACGCCCTGTTCGAACAGCAACTGCTCTCCGGCGAACTGGAAGTCGAACTCACCCCGCAAGGCACCCTGGCCGAGAAGCTGCGCGCAGGGGGCGCAGGCATCCCCGCGTTCTTCACCGCCACCGGTTACGGCACCCCGGTCGCCGAAGGCAAGGAGGCGCGCGAGATCAATGGCCGCCACTACATCCTCGAGCCGGCCATCACCGGCGACTTCGCCATCGTCAAAGGCTGGAAGGCCGACCACTTCGGCAACGTGGTCTACCGCCACACCGCGCAGAACTTCAACCCGGTGGTGGCCACCGCTGGGCGCATCACCGTGGTCGAGGTCGAGGAGATCGTCGAGCCCGGTGAGCTCGACCCCACGCAGATTCACACCCCCGGCATCTACGTCGACCGGCTGATCTGCGGCAGCTTCGAGAAACGCATCGAAAAACGCACGCTGCGCGCCTGA